The region TAGTTTTCTTCTCATACCTCCTCAACTCGAAATCATGGCCGCCGCAAGGGGCTTGTAACGGATGTCTCAGGTCCACAGCGTAACGCATGTCCCGGTACACTCACTCCCCTTAGCGGCTTTTGCTGTTGCCTTTGCTTTTGCTTTTGCTTTTCAGGAAATCAGGGTCGGCGTTGCGGTCGGGTAAGGAAGCGGCATCGCTGCCGCTCCCTCCCCTAAGAACCGGACTGGATGGTTTCCCATCATCCGGCTCAAGCCGTGTGTAAGCCCTGCGTGAGCAGAGCCGATTGAACAGAACGCACAAGGGTTGCGATGATGACTGCCTTACCTGAACCTCTTGCGAGACTCGAAGTAGGCGCGCCAGTGCGGATCGAACGGGTTAGCATCCGATTTCACTTTCACGTAGCGCTTGATGGGGATATCGGATGGATTTACCAACCGAACCTCATACGAGCGCGAACGTTGCGCGTTGGAGGCAGTCACGGTGGCGAAGCACCATGAACATCCCGCAGACCAGTGCCAGTATCGATTTACGATCCAGGCAGAGTTCTTATTCGGATGTCTGCGCTTCGCCCATCGCCAGAGCAGGTGCCAGAGGTCATTCTTGACCTTCCAAAACGTCGAACCCGCTTCGATGTGGCGGTGATAATAAGCCCAACCACGGATAACCGGATTGAGCTGCCCGATCAAGTGCTCCTGTTTCGTGGCGCGATTCGAGCGAATCTCGCCACGTACCTTTTCCATGAAGGCGTGCAGGTTCTTCTTGGAGGGTTTAATCAGGAGCTTGCCGCCATACTTACGCAGGTTTTGTCCAAGGAAGTCGAAGCCCTGTTCGATATGCGTGATGCAAGTTTTCTCGGGTGAGAGCTGCAAGCCTCGTTCGAGCATGAACCGCTCGACCAGAGGTTTGACTTCATTTTCCAGTAGCTCTTTCGAGCATCCGGTGATGATGAAGTCATCCGCATAACGTACGAAGTTCACCATCAGGTTATAGCGTTTTCCTCGGATTTCCCTTCTACGAAAGGTCTTCTTGAGAAGCCGCTCCAACCCATCCAGTGTAAGGTTCGCCAGCGTCGGCGAAATGATTCCGCCTTGCGGTGTACCTGCCTCCGTCGGAAACAGTGCTCGATTTTCCATGTAGCCCGCCTTCAACCATTTCCGCAGCACCTCTTTATCCGAGGGGATATGGTCGAGCATCCACGCGTGACTGATGTTGTCGAAGCAGCCACGGATGTCGCCCTCAAGAACCCACGGCGGGCTGATCTTGCGAGCCAGCACCGTGAAGCACTGCTCGATGGCATCGGCGGTCGAGCGTTTCGGTCGAAAGCCATAGGAGTTGGGATCGGCAGTCGTCTCCGCTACGGGGAGCAGCGCGAGCAGGTAAAGAGCCTGCATAGCGCGGTCCTTCATCGTGGGGATTCCCAGCGGTCTCAGCTTCCCATTGGACTTCGGGATATAGACACGCCGCAACGGTAGCGGAAAATACCCGCGCCGTCGCAGTGTGCCGATGGCCTTGTACCTGGACGCCGGAGTGCGCCAGATTGCTCCGTCCACTCCAGGCGTATTCTTGCCCTGATTGTGCGTCACTCGTTTCACGGCCAACGCTCGACCGTAGAACGAGTGGGTCAGCAGCCATTGCAAGGCTTTCACCTTGCCGTGGCGGCCTTCCTGTGTTGCCTTGAAGATACGCGCTTGCAGTCTCCTGACCTTCTGCTCACATTGAGACCAATCGATCTGTTCCCATTGCGATTCAGGGCCGGAGGCTGCACACATAGATTGCTCCACGTTCATTTGCGATTTCCTCCTGCGAAGATTCTGTAAGTTCTCTCGTCAACCACGACCAACTGGAAGTCTGCCTGCTTTCGCAGCGGAGTGATGTAGCAACTCCTATCCGCTCCATTACAGAGCGGCATTTGCTTTTTCCAGCATCCTTTACCCGCTACCCCGACAGCGTGCCTTGCGGCAACACCTGCCCCGAGGGGCGAGATAACGGGCTTACCTTGTTCCATTTGAATGACACGAATGACTTAGCCCCCACCTCTACACCGGCAGCCCTTGTGTCCGTGTGCTCCATCCCTACCGGTGGAGCAACCGGCTGCGTGCCTTTTGGCTAGAGCCTGTCAGCGCCTTTGGCTCCTCGGCCGTTACGATGCCTGCGGTGGTTCACTTTCGTTGGACATATCATTCAGCCTGGCGCCTCCCACCGCCTTGACGCTGGCAGTGGCAGAGAGTCCCTCGCGGGCTTCTCCTTGTCGCAAGACAGAGGCTCGTTGTCTCGACAGCTTTCGACCCAGCCGTTACCAGCTACGCCGATGTCGATAGGCTACTGCGGACGGAACCGCAGGTTCAGCTCACTCCTTTCGTGTTGAACAATCATTCAAATAGCCTCAAGTCGCACGGCAGGAACAGGCCCGCTGAGGTGGGTAGCGGAGGCCAGCACTTGGCCGCAGATAGGGAGGACTCCTCCTCCCTCTAGATAGCCGTAACAGCCCGTTGGGAAATTGCCGGACAAGACATATACTTCCTTTTCATATGGAAGCTCTGTGGATCGTGATCGCCCTACTTGCAGGTGGCTTGGCAGTTTACGTCTTGATCAAACCCCGACTGAGCTTTTCCGCTTCTGAAGCGGCCTCAGAGAAAGTCCGCGCAGCGCAGCTCGATGCGGCTCGACAACAGCTTGAAATCGAAATCGCGGGTCTGCGAAGCGTTGCCGGTCGAGTAACTGAATTGATTGCAAGGGCCGAAGAAGATCGTTCAACGATTTTGGAACTAACGGAAAAACATTCTGCTGCAACCTCTTCTTTAGCTGATCGCGACGACGCTATCGGAGATTTGAGGAGCCAAGTAATTTCTCTGACTGAAGAAGCTGAAAAGGTCAGGAAATCGGTGACTGATCTGGAAATCGAGAAGGCTACCATGGCTTCCGCAATCGCGGAACGCGAAGCGTCCCTAAAAGAGGAACGGAAGCAATTCACCGAAACTGCGGCGGCTTTTAAGGCGCAATTTGCGGAACTCTCCGCAGATGCACTCAAGGACAACGGTGAGAAGTTTTTAGAGACCGCAAGCGCGTGTTGGCTCTTCAACATCAAAGTGCGTCCGGGGATTTAGATAAAAGGCGAGAGGAGATAAAGAACCTCGTAAAACCAATAGAGGAAGGCATCAAGGCAGTTGGTGATGCAGCGCGAGAGATGGAGGCGACTCGTGCGACAGCATTCGGGTCAATCGACGAACAACTTCGTAGTTCGGTTGCATCTGCCGTCGAAGTTGCTAGACAAGCCGGTGCCCTCAAAGACGCTCTAAAGAGGCCTAACGTGAGAGGGCGATGGGGCGAGGTTCAGCTCAAAATCTGCGTAGAACTGGCGGGTATGGAGGAGCACTGCGATGTCGAGTTCCAGGAGACATCTCTCACCTCGGATGATGAAGCTTTGAGACCGGATATGATCGTGCGGATGCCGGGAGGAAGGAAGATCACGGTGGATTCAAAGACACCTATTGTTCACTTCCTGAGCTACATCGAAGCTTCCAGCGATGACGAAAGACAAGCGGCTCTAGTGAACCACGGCCGTTCGGTGAAGAAGCACGTCGCAGATTTAGCAAAAACTGATTACATGCAGAGAGTGGCTGACAGTCCCGACTTTGTCGTGATGTTCTTGCCAAATGAGTCATTTCTGTCGATGACACTAGAAAAAGAACCAACGTTCATGGAGGAAGCGCTTAAAAGGAAAGTTCTTGTAGCTACCCCAGGGACATTGATTGGGCTTCTGAAGGTTGTCCAATTCGGATGGAATGAACAGAAGATCGCTCAAAACGCCCAGCGAATTGCGCATGAAGGTTCAAAATTAAATGGCGAAATTGTTAAGTTCCTCGCGGACTTTGCGAAGTTGAGTCTCGCTTTAGACTCTGTAAACGAAGCGTTCGGTAGTAGTAAGCGGAGAGTTGAGAATCAGATAGCGAAGCGATCACTTAACCTAACGGCTTTGGGAGCGCGGAACACGTCGTCACTTGGGAAAAGCAAAAAAGTTCTGGGAGAAGTCGCAAATCTCCTAAAGGCTGCCGGTGCCGACGATGAAGACATTGAGCAAACCGAAGATCCTGAACATCTCTCCATTGCTGCCACGAGCGACGAAGACGAGATCGAGGATTGATGGTTTGGCACACCGCTGGCGGTGTATTTTGACGAGAGTTGATACCTAAGCTATGGGACTGTTCGATTGGCTGCTTCACAAACGCCCTCCGTTTCAAACACATTCCGGGTCAGTAATCCGTAAACAGCTTTCGGCTGAAGAACCCATCAAATCGTCGGTTGTGTGGACCGTGCCAAAAACTGAGTTCATAGACATACCTGAACGAAATTTCTTTGGAGAATGCGTCCGATCTCCCGACCAGAGGTACACACTGGCTTGGAGGGACGCGAACGAATCGGGTTCTCAAGGTGGGGCTAGATCCCAAGGCAAAGGAAAATATATCGTGCTGGCCGGTAAGGATGTCATCGCTCAAGGTGCCGTCGCTCGTCCAAACGACGGCAAGATAGCCAATGATGGGAGCTTCATCTTGAACGACTGGGGATTTGGGGGTGGTCTTCAAGGTGTCTTCTTGGCCTTTGATTGCTCGGGGAAACCTCTCGTGAAACGCCAGTTCGAAGCTAACCTCTTCAACAACGGGCTCTCAGTCGATGGGAGCACCGCAGCGTGCCAGACTGCGAATGCCTATGAAGGAGATGACGGCTCAAAGCTGACGATCTTCAATCTGAGAACCGGAGTGGAAGTTGCTTCTTGGATTCCCGCATCCGGTTGGGCGGACTTCTACGCATTTCCAGCAGACGGCGTTATCCAATTGGGGTACTCGAAGCTCGGACTGTTTTCATACCGTTGGGATGGGACGTTCCTGGATGCGGAAGAGTGGCAAGAGGCCCGCCTTTCGAAGGGTGACTACAGCACGGTAATGATGGCAGTAGATTTCGCGATCAAAAGCGATGACGGCCAATTGGAAGAAGGACTGGCACATCGCTTGCTCAAAAGTTTGGATCGGATATCACCGCAAATTCCAGAAACTGATGTTCAGCGGAAAGCGACGCTGAAGAAACTCCAAGGGCAATGCTGGGAAGCCATAGGCGATCTGACGACCGCCTTAACCGAATACGATTCAGCGCTGGCGATCAACCCAAAGGTGGGAATCAAGCGTCGTGCGGATCAAATCAGGAAGCAACAACAAGCGGAAACGCGCTAAACCTCGGCAGGGTGGGGCGATTTGGGATGTTTTTTTCTTCTGGAGCGAATTGTGCCCCAAAGGCAGCCTCCCAGAGTAGAGTAGATATGTTCCAACATTTGAGAGTTTTCCCGTGGGAGGGTTTCCGACAACGGACTGAGGTGCGGTTGCGTTCGGGAGTGCCCATGGCTGAGGAATGCCTTGCCAATCTTCCTGCACATTGTCCACTCGTTGTCCCCTTTCCTCCGTGGGTTTGCGGCGCTTATCGTCGCGTTATGGATAGCTTTCCTTGTCAGAATGATCTGGCAGGCAATGAAAGTTCACAAGGCGAACCGGGCGATCCTCGCTGTGCTGGACTCAGTGCCTGCTGCTAGCAGCGAAGAGCGCATCGACGGCTTACCTCTTGACCGAATAAATCTGCTGCGGTCGGCCTTCCAAAGCTCCAACGAGCATGCAAAGGATTGGTGGAATTCGATCGAAGGCTCTCTCCTTCCTTTAAATTCGCCGCTATCGGAAGATCGTTGGTTCGTTTCAGACGCAGCAAGGGACCTGTTCAGTTCCGAGGAACTGTTCGAGGATTACGCGGACGTTTCTCACCAAGCAGTGCCCGGCATTCTTACGGCCTTGGGCCTTTTGGGTACATTTAGCGCACTTTTGCTCGGGCTTGCCGACCTACGCTACACAGATAAAGCCGTTCTTGGCCTTTCTGATCTGATCAATGCACTCTCGGGCAAATTTTTCACTTCGGTACTCGCGCTTGGGTCAAGCCTCATCTTTGTCTTAGCCGAGCGTTTCCTTTTCGCTACGAGATTCGAAAGGCTCTACTCCAAAGTCTGCGGGAGGTTCGACAGAGTCTTCCCCCGGCTCACCCAAGAGCGAGTGCTTATTGACATCCGCAAAGAGGCGCTGAGCCAATCTGTTTCTCTATCGAACATCAGCAGTGATCTGGTGGGGCAACTCACGGGAGCGTTCCAACAGACGATACTGCCGAGTCTGTCGTTCGATCTAGCGGAGCAACTCACGAAGCAACTCCTCCCGGCCATCCAAAAGATGGAAGGTGCTCTAGAACGCCTCGAATCACAGAAACAAGATTCTGTTGTGGGCGAATTCAGGTCGCTTGTCACGACTTTGGAGACTTCAATCACGAATGCGTTGTCCGACATGGGCTCGCGCTTTCACGAGCAGTTGACGGGTTCAGCCCACTCCGAATTTGCAGCTGTACAAGAGACACTATCCGGAACGTCACAAATGCTATTACAGATGAACGCGCAATTTGAACTCACGCGTTCGGCTCTCTCGAATCTGGTTGATGCAGCAAACACGTCCTCCGACCACCAAGCAAAGGCAAGTCAGGATCAAGCAGAGGCTCTTCGACAACTCATGCACGGCCTGATTGAGGAGATGGGTAAGAACGCAAGTTCGAACCTGCAAAACATCGCAGGGGCTTTGACGAACGTGATTGCGGATCTGTCGAGAAAAGTTGAAGATGTCTCGGAAACGATGATTCGTACTGTCAGTAATGCAGCTCAAGGAAGCCAGAGTTCGGCAGATGCATTGATAGCAAAGAGTGGCGCGTGGACCGAAGCTACAAGTCAACAACTAACGACCCTCCTGGAGTCAATCGAGGCCAGAAGTGGGGAGTTTAAGGCAGCCGGTCAGAGCCTCCTTGAAGCAAAGAGTTTGCTGGCCGATGTGCTGGACAGGAACGCGACTGCGCTCAAGTCCATGGAATCGGCGGCCAGACAAGTCGAAGGGTACACAACAGCCTTGACGGTAGTAGCTCGAAACAGCGACGACACGCAACGCCGTCAGGCTGAGGTCGTTGCACTTAGCAGGCAAATTGTAGAAGAATTGAAGCAGACCAGCGCTGGAAATCAAGGCATCCTCGACCAATACAACCGCTCCCTAAACGAAGCCAAGACAGTCTTTGGCACTCTTGATACTCAAATCGAAACCCTCCTCACAAAGATCAACACCGGGATGCGCGAGTACGTGCAGACAGTTGAGAGCAACTTCAGCGTAATCGTGAAACATTCGAACGACTATCTGCCCGAGATTTCTCGCGTGCTTCAGAGTCAGATTCAGGAGCTTGAACGTCAGCTTGAAGAGTTGACATCAGTGTTCAGTAAGGCGCTTCAAGCCGGAGCCGAGTAATGCGATCCCGCGAGAAACATGATCACCTTTCGAGTTCGTTCACCGATCTGATGTCCTCTCTTGTCGTAATCTTTATCCTGCTGTTTTTGGCTTTCGTCCACGAACAGGAGGAACGGCAAGAAAGCGTTAAAGATAAACTCCTCTCCGAGTTGCAACAACAGTTGAAGGAAGCGAATCTTGACCAACAGAACATCAAAAAGGACGGGGACGCCGTTGTGATTATTGTGCCGGAAGGCCTCATGAACTTCGAGACCGGCAAGTCGGATTTGAAAGATGGAGGGAAGGCGTTTCTCGCGAAGTACATACCTCCAATCTCTAAAATGCTCGTAAGCGATTTCCGGAACGATGTCGACTCTTTGATTGTTGAGGGCTACACCGATCGACAAAGGGCTGCGGGTAGCTCAGAAGAACAAGGGGAGGCTCAAAATCTGATCCTGAGCCAGGAGCGCTCGATGAAAGTTGTAGAAGAGTCTCTTCGAGACCTCTCTGGACCGGACCACATCCCGGAAAGAGAATTCTTTTTGGATCGGTTGTCCGCAAGCGGTAGGGGCGAACAGCAAGCGATCCATCAAGGCGGACCCGAAA is a window of Granulicella tundricola MP5ACTX9 DNA encoding:
- the ltrA gene encoding group II intron reverse transcriptase/maturase; its protein translation is MNVEQSMCAASGPESQWEQIDWSQCEQKVRRLQARIFKATQEGRHGKVKALQWLLTHSFYGRALAVKRVTHNQGKNTPGVDGAIWRTPASRYKAIGTLRRRGYFPLPLRRVYIPKSNGKLRPLGIPTMKDRAMQALYLLALLPVAETTADPNSYGFRPKRSTADAIEQCFTVLARKISPPWVLEGDIRGCFDNISHAWMLDHIPSDKEVLRKWLKAGYMENRALFPTEAGTPQGGIISPTLANLTLDGLERLLKKTFRRREIRGKRYNLMVNFVRYADDFIITGCSKELLENEVKPLVERFMLERGLQLSPEKTCITHIEQGFDFLGQNLRKYGGKLLIKPSKKNLHAFMEKVRGEIRSNRATKQEHLIGQLNPVIRGWAYYHRHIEAGSTFWKVKNDLWHLLWRWAKRRHPNKNSAWIVNRYWHWSAGCSWCFATVTASNAQRSRSYEVRLVNPSDIPIKRYVKVKSDANPFDPHWRAYFESRKRFR
- a CDS encoding DNA recombination protein RmuC — encoded protein: MLALQHQSASGDLDKRREEIKNLVKPIEEGIKAVGDAAREMEATRATAFGSIDEQLRSSVASAVEVARQAGALKDALKRPNVRGRWGEVQLKICVELAGMEEHCDVEFQETSLTSDDEALRPDMIVRMPGGRKITVDSKTPIVHFLSYIEASSDDERQAALVNHGRSVKKHVADLAKTDYMQRVADSPDFVVMFLPNESFLSMTLEKEPTFMEEALKRKVLVATPGTLIGLLKVVQFGWNEQKIAQNAQRIAHEGSKLNGEIVKFLADFAKLSLALDSVNEAFGSSKRRVENQIAKRSLNLTALGARNTSSLGKSKKVLGEVANLLKAAGADDEDIEQTEDPEHLSIAATSDEDEIED
- a CDS encoding OmpA/MotB family protein, encoding MRSREKHDHLSSSFTDLMSSLVVIFILLFLAFVHEQEERQESVKDKLLSELQQQLKEANLDQQNIKKDGDAVVIIVPEGLMNFETGKSDLKDGGKAFLAKYIPPISKMLVSDFRNDVDSLIVEGYTDRQRAAGSSEEQGEAQNLILSQERSMKVVEESLRDLSGPDHIPEREFFLDRLSASGRGEQQAIHQGGPENNPNLRRVIFRIRVRSNAMQDAAQEIKADLHK